The Hydra vulgaris chromosome 05, alternate assembly HydraT2T_AEP genome includes the window CAACCTTGTTATCTCCAAGATGTATAAATTGATGAAAGCTACGAGTACCAGGTGGAGTTGTTACACCAGTATACCTTTCTTTTTGCTCTTCACGTTGCAATTGTAAGTCCAATCCCTTTATGTAAATGGAGTTAACAACTTTGATTTTATCAATACAAAATTCATACATAGCTTCTGATGTGAGAATTATGTTTCTGTACGGTCGTTTTAAACTTTCTTGTGCTGTTAATCTTTTTACAGTACCATTAATCCCATCGCATGGTGACTTTCCGTGGGACGtggcaaaaaagttccattcaATTTTAAGGCAAAATTCGCTCTCTAGTTGACATagattgtaaaagcttttacaatttttgtactgTCCTGCGCAACCATCAGTGAATAAATGTAATTTGGACAGAttggaaaattttattgttaatattggtATGATTAGTTGGAATATTTTGTACGCATAAGTTACATCATGTATAATGTCATCTGATATAAAACAGTAAGAAATATGTTTCAGTTCACCTTTATCATCTTTATAATATATGACTAATGGATGTAAATAACATTGTTGGGTGTTCCAATGATAGCTCTGTATTTCATCTTGGACAACAAAAGCATAATTTTCAGCAAAGTCGCCAATAATGATAATGTTTGATTGATCCATATATTGTTTCAGTTGGTTAAGGTACTGTGATTGAGAGTGAGCAATAAAAGAATGAGCTTGTAGCTTTTCAAAACAAGATGCTAATAGTTCAACAAACGTTGGAACATCAGCTGTTAAACTTAATAGTGTTGCACGGTCAGTAGTTTGCCATTGCTTGTAGTATATCTCAAAATCATCTTCGTATTCTCCAAAAATCTCATACAAATATTTGGTGAGGGGTTCTTTACCAGGACAATCATCACACTGTGCAAGCatgcattctttgttttctactgAGCAAACGGTTTTTGAAAGTAAGTCCTTATACTTTAGTCCAATATTTAAAGCATCTACTAGCAATATGGCATTTTGGTGATAAGAACAAACACAAACAGAATGTGTACCACTTGCACCAGGCAAAATGCACCACTTTGGTCTAAGTGAAGCAAATTTTGAGtaacttatttgtatttctggattgttttctttgtataataaatatagttcctttaaattagacaaaagcatttttttttgtttatggacGTTCTTTTGAATGctaacataatctttttttccaggCATAGTTCTACATAAATCACTtgaatcataaaaaagtttaacagaatcttctatttctttttGTAAGACTTTCCCTTTATAGAAAGGTGAGATAGCCAAcaatccttttttattaaaaagttgtctAGCCTTTTTTGCTTGGTATTCTGTAActgcaaagttattttgtacTTCTAATATTGACCAACTTGGGGGTGCCAGTGATAGAAGTTGAACAATAGTTCTTTTGTCAGAacatagaattttttcttttatcaagcTCATAATTTCGACAAAGTTTTCAGCCttctttttaatgtcatttGGTTCATAACACAGTTTTGAGGGAACATTGAATTGACTTTCAGTTTTTCTAGTAAAGCAACTTACCATTTCGTTGATGCACGCAACTTTCGCTTTCCTTCTGAGAATATATGTTTTGATGACTTTGAATGAGATTTTAGAggagatatattaaaattttcaagttcttCATTGATCTCCTGTCTTTTTGATTTGAATGATGATATTAGAAAATCTTCATCTTGTTCACCCTGACTTTGCTTCTCTTCTTTAAGATCTGCTTTTTTGGCAATCTTTTGCTTACAGGGTTTGCAAAGTTTCTTCCCAGGAGCAATATTTAAGCTACTTCTCATCATGTCTTGTGACTCATTTATCGTAACTACTctaagattttctaaaagtaattgaattgtatatataattgcATATAGCTTTATGTATTTTGTATATAGTATAATTGTATGTATAGTTGTATATAGCTTATCTTCacaattgtttaaaacattgtttatgttttggaaaacacaaattaaaaatatatatatattaaaatacttaaattccACTTTTACTTACTTGTAATTTTCTTTGTATGTTTTTTGAATGGATCACAGCATGCTTTCTGCCATATAGGatacattttcaaataatttgtagCATGTTTTTCACATAATGTTGTTAAGTTTGATAGTTCAATGTTACAGCGTAATGATATAGCTATTTTTTCTTCGTTGCTTAAAGTTCCAATAACATCTTGTTGGCCTTTGCATCCATCTGATCTCATTAACCCAATAGAACACATCTTATAATAAACTGCTTTGTATAAATgtatttcctaaaaaaaaagagaattctCCTACTTAATTAAAAGAATTCTCCtacttaaataaaagaattttcctacttaatttttagtaaaaaaaaaaatttaatatagaaataattcAAACCTTTTCAGAATCCCActgttgtataattttttacactgatagatattgttaattttctttatagatatatttatatttatatacaatttatacatatatcaaattgttaatttgttaaaatttaaataaaatttacgaATGCTGTTTTTTAactgaactttttataaactagttattataaacttttacaaaagttgtcaaaattttaaaaacaaatgcacaTCCATATCACACTAATTCAGTTTTTATATGAAACAAAACAGGAtgtttttttcagttgttaagTTCAAATAactaagttattatataattaagacttccttaaatataacaaaattgtttttttttaaggagtcttttaactaaatataatattttacagaattctatttgaaagttttttaaaatagcttatTGAAAATTTGATACATCTTTGAAATTAAAGTTCCGTATGTTTCAGTCGTTTTCCCTGTAAGATTTTTTGTGCCTAGTAAGATTATAAACAGCTGAAAatattaacagcaaaaaaaaaattctttttgatgGGGGTGTTTTAAGATATTGGGCCCCAAAGTTGTTTTATAGAAActagttgttttattaatttttaagcatgttccttttatattttagcattttaagtacatttattgaattcagcatcaaaaaaacattatatacgtttattttcatatttttgccatttttatttcttattattttaagaaaaatgttttttcagagTGTTATGAAAACCGGGTCATTTTAGGAAACCAGGTCAATATTAAAATTGCAGTATCTTGTCAACCTCTCAACATTTTTAGCtaaaatttatatgttaacttttctttttaagatGCAACAGCCAaagaggtttttaaaaaatttgaagaccCGTGgttcaaaattttctaaattttgggTGATTTGATGCGGAATTACCCTCGTATAAATGTTTTCCCTGTGTCTAACGCAATGGTACCGTCCCTTTAATTTTTTCCACGGTAGTGATATCTGagtagttgatttttttaaattctatttaaagAATGCATGCCCAGACCAAAACCCTTAATCGATGTATGTGCGCTCCACTGCGCCTACCCCTAAATCAGCCGATGTAAGAGCGCTCCACAtcgcctatccctaaatcagtggatgtatgtacactcactGTGCCTATCCCTatatcagtcgatgtatgcaaataattaaaatcaatgtaactttcaatataaaacaataataaaaactttcaataaaaaatagttaaaaaacatttaaaaaattttcttagtGAAGGACTCGCTCCCGGATCATCGTGGTAGATGAGTCATTGAGATACCGCAATGCTAAACGTGGATTGTAAGCAGTgagtctttttaaatttctgcaaataaaactttcaaaatcaacCAATAATATTCGCAGCCGTGAtttgaaataaaccaatcaaacttTACTACCGTGGCTTTAAGATAAAAGTTAAAGCAACGGTACCGTTGCGCTAGACACaacgaaatgtttttttaatataaataaatttaatatgaatgtattttccaattaaataagcattttatgtgttttttactGTTTCGAAtgctttcaaagttttttttatataattaaaaagaaaatattcagttaaagataaaataaaaaatgacaattttgaattttttgatttttatttacaaatattatagttaaatttttttataaaaaataataccttAGAAGCGTCATATACTACTTTACATTTGTGCAAAATTTCAACACTTAATCTTTAGTAACAAAAAGGTTATTGATTTTTGATCCAAAACAGACCTTTATTTCCCACAGTGCGTTGCtttactctaaaataaaaataatatactttcgAGAATTACAGGAAGAATTCCCTTAAAAACTAcgcaaattttcaaaatagagTACATCCGCTACAGTCAactatttgaactttttttttgtgatttgaaaATACCTATTATAGGGTTTTTCTTCTCTGGAAGTTGTTATTCTTGTTTTGTCATATTTAGTGAGAATTAGCAGAGtgaattttctgatttttttcaaatatgccCCTTAAAAACTACAAGGAgcataattgtatttatatggaTGAAAAATTACTGAaagttcaacatttttttcttattatatcaGAAATCAGTGTAGTATGATATATAAGGAGGCTTGCTAACTAAGTCAaacaaaaaatagcattttaGCTAGTAAAGTCCCTTGAAAACTACACGATTTTCTCCTTAAATACTACATTACATTAGGTAAAATATGCCTCCAAAAGCTCCCTTAGAATAGCCAGGAATGGAGAGAATGTTTATACTGATCTTCTTTAACTTAgaaatagtagtagtagtctTCTTTAACTAAGAAATAGTAAATGGTTATAACTGGTACCTTTCTGTTCATTTTGTGCTCATAATCTCTAATCAagtatttatattctttattttttttttgtttaaataaaataatagtatggGAAAactgcaatttaatttttttctgctgGTAGAAAAAGAAGTAGAACAAAAAGCCAGAAACTCTGAAGCAATATCAGAGGCAGTAGATTGGTgctcagaaaataaaaaacgagGACAGGCAGCATTAAAAACAAGAATGTTTGCTTTAATTAAAGATCGTGGTACAATAGACAGAAGATTAGATGGCAAAGTTAAGAATGTAAAAAAAGGAACATTTGAGAGTGTTACATCCAGATGATGAGAAggaaatagtttgttttatcaGAAACAAAAACAGAGCCCACCAGGGATTCTCTAAGAAAGAAGTTTCTGAAATTATTTTGGATGTGCTGAAAATCAGAGATCATTTGAACGAAAATGGAAAAAGTGGAAGAAAGTTTATAAAACCAAGTGCAAAAACAGCCCTACAAAATGGAAggtaagtaaattttttctttaaattattttatcaacatccTAACAGGTACAAGGGTACAGTAGATATTAAATAGATGTAAAATACTGAACCTTCTAATCCAAACTATTTAGACTCGAAAAATCATTTTGGAGAAGATGGCATGCTGAACATGAGGATATTGTCATTAAGAGGCAAGGCCGAGTTAGAATAAATAGAGCCCTAAATTGTACGAGGGAGATGGTTATAGCTCATCTAGGtacacatattgtttttttagtttagccaaaatataaaaagatctATTTTCAATTTCATTCTCAAGTGTTCTACTACTTAGTTGTTATTCTtgaataagtttatatattttgtacgTTGATAACTTAGGTAACttgattatattattaattttacaaattttttttattgccttAGCCCAGATGCCTTAGCTGATGAACTAATTGCTTGTAGTATAataaagaactataaaaaaacaaaaaaagatgtaTGGGTTGGTGATATTGCAACAGAAAGAGTTTTCAATCATGATGAAACACCACAGTTTGTCAACTACAGTGTAGATGGTACTGCCACTGGGTTAGTTTATGCTGGAAAAGGAGAGACatgtaaaaaaatgattcttGAAAACAGAGAGTGCATAACTATAAACCCATTTGTTTCATTATCAGGTGAGCCAACTAAACAACTTTTCACAACTAAAGTTGTGGCTTTcacagttttatatttttaaaaagtgaaatataatgtttatacTATTAGGAGAGGTTTCATCGTGTCAGGTAATATTTGCTAGCGATGGCATAACGAGCCAAATGGCACCACAAAAAGCTGTCAGTAACATCAAAAATTTGATCATCCCCACAACAGAGAGTATTTCGCAAGATAACTGCTCATTACTGGCTGCgtataaaaaacttgataaacatCTTACCGAACAAGGTATAGAGCGACCAGTTGTGCTTCAATCAGATGGTCATTTGTCGCAGTTTGACTTTAAAGTTCTTAATTTTTTGCGTGAAAAGCAAATCAATTTATATGTGTCTCCACCTGATACTATTGGATTCACACAGCGACTAGACCAAGCACCAAACCAACAGCTCCATCGATATTGAAATAACACGCGAAATGAGCTCTTTTCCTTTTTCCAGAAAATAAATTGAGAAAGATTCATGAATATCCTAGGAACAATGTGGAACAATTGGGCATCCGCTGCCAACATTGTAGCAGCTGCTAAAAGAGTTGGTATAAGTAAGAATGGTCTTAATGTTGATGATATACAAcagaataaatttgaaaaagcagCTCTTCTTATTGGTAAAACTGATGATATTTCTCTACAATCTTCTACTCCTCAGAAAACAAGAAGTGTGACCTTAAAAGACGGACCCTTGGCAATAACTCCGAGATCACAATCCAAAGTCACTTAAACAAAAGGAAGGTATGGTTCAGCAGAATATTGGAAATAAATGTATGAAATGTCACAATCATTCATTGAGAAAAACCTTAATTTAGCAGAAGTGCCTGGCTTAAACCCAAGGAGgctaatcaaaaaaaaagcaacgagGGTCACTAATGTGCATGGATCTATAAAGGTTCAAGATGTTCTTTCAAAAGTGGCTTCTCTCGAAggagaaaaacagaaaaaaaatcgCGATTCAGAAGAGAAACATAAGCTTCAAGAAAAAGAACTGTTTTATCGTTGCAAACTGCAATGCTCTTGTGTAGAAAAATGTCTAGCAAAATCTTTAAAGGAGTTGCAATGTCATTCCATTCTTAAATCTGTATGCACTAAAATAGCTTGTCGCATTGATAAAAAAAGCCGACAATGATTCTCCCTGCATCTGCAGCATCATCCTctgattctttaaaaaaaacactctatTTTGGTTCTGATTTAAATCATAATAACTCAGAGatgtttttttagatgaaatgtttgtttattGCATGTCTCTTAGAATATTTTAtgctattcaattttttttgtcattttctgttattcaaaaaatagttattgctGTTATTAAAGCTGTTATTGTATTAAATCTAACTTTTCTTATCATTTTTCATATTTCctataattcaaaatatacaTTGTTATTGTATTAGAAGCTAGATTTCCTATTTTAATTCTAGTGACCCCTTAAAAACTACATTCATAGCACTGcgaaaaaagtacaaaataaacatctttaagagttggtaaattagttaatattaCATTGGTGGATTAGAATAAGTGTAACATTATCTAGAAATAAGATAATTGCaaacttaaagttaattattaaaCAGTAGGAGGTCATAATGGAtaaattaaaccatttttaatactaaaaatttggtttgcattttctttttggggattttaaaattgtaaaagaggtaaattttttattaatttgtcaTCTAGGATGTTTAGAGAATCATTGATTCAAtcattgtttaataatttcattgacaTTAGTGAAACCCTGAGCTGAAAGTTTATACGTGTATTGTTCAAGGGCGTATGTGTTTTTAAGGGAATTCTACCTGTGCTTAAGGAAGTTGAAGCATTTTATTTATGTCACTTTATTTCGTTTATGCGTCACTAaatttcaatcaatttttttataattaaaaagaaatcaatcgtttagtttatattatttatgtatgagatataaaacagaaaatttattttctagaaattattaaaaaaaataaacaacaaataatttacaattaaaaacatcttttggTGTCTTTATTACGCTTAGTAGGTAATATTatcgttaaattttttatttgcccgAATTAACGCTAAATCTACTTTTACAGCTTTCTTGTCTTCGCACAGCTTTTCAGACATATTTTCTGCTGACATAAAATAATTCCAACATATTTTCTATCGACATATTTTGACATAATTTTGTCTGAATTATTTCTGCTAACTTAAAATATGTCAGATATATTTGGTAGTAATTTTGTCTGATATATTTGCTGTTTCATATTCTtgaagaaaaaatcaatttaatatattcaaaaagtaaaatgaaaatagtttatcaaatttgttgcttttttgcaatcaattatgctttataaaacttttattttaaaccctAAAAACAAACAGTTGTTTCATAAATGTCTTTTTCTGCTCTTTTCAGCGATTTATCATTTGATAGTATAGTATTACGAATAATATAgcattaataattttgatttattttacaaaaaaataattgacaatTGCATTATAACTGCCCAATTAACTGCCATAAACTTGCATAAAATGTTttgagtaaaatatatattggaaaaatttttttttttcgttttcctTAATATTTAAAGTCAATAATGAAAAACAACTTATCGAATGAACAGACAAAAAGtcattttgatattaaaaacaattagagAAATGATTTGACTAATAATGCGCCGTCTTTAGCTTCATCTGATGAAATCATTTAGCATCAGCTGATGAAATCGGGCAAATTCTTAAGTGAATAATGCACTCaaagaattcaaaatttttataattcatcACAGCATGAAACGCTACATTCAACATgcatatcaaaatatttttttgctaataagAGAAGaaactgaaaatgtttttatatcattgatGTTACATGGCGCGTCGCAATTTGGAAGAAACATGTTTGGAGTTAGCTACAGATATATCTAGGACATGGAAATATTTGACAAAACCTTAGGCAAAATTACTCAAGAAGGTCGACAGTTTGGCGAAATTTTGGCTTCTCAATGGGAAAATGTGAttggaaaaatttgaaaatgtgtTAATGATATCAACGTAATTTGCACAGATTTGGGAAAGAACATGACACAAGTTTCAAATATCCTCCAAAGAATACAAGATCAAATGAAAGTTATCCTTGAAATTTATGGTGAccagtttatatttttctaagaTAACGAAATTAATATAGGCGCTTTAGAGAATAAAGACGGGAGTTATAGTGAAGCCCACACTGTTTGCGTTGAAAAATCAGTTGGATTTTTCAACGCAAGATTTGTGGCGTACATGTGTGTAACCTAGCTGCCAAGGACGTAACGTCAATGTTTGAAGATGCATTGTATAATATCAGAAAGGTTGCTATTGAAGCCAATAAAGTAGCATATATTCAAACATTTAGAAATCTAATAAAACAGCATACatctaaacatttaaaaatctaaaaaaaagattcaatttttttgatgatagaAGGTTTTCATACCAACGCAGAAGCGTATCAAAGGTAAAAACACGACAAATTGAAACTAAGACACGACAAATTAAAACTAAGACACGACAAATTAAAACTAAGATACGACAAATTAAAACTAAGAAACAATAACTTAAAACTAAATGATGCATAGAGCTCAATACATTCGGCCATGTTAGATTATTAATTACCAAAATTATCAATGAGTGAATTCTACGTTcaatagatttatataaaaatagaaatcgAGGACGTTCCAGCTAGTGATTTGGGATTAAAATTGTTACTGAACAACCCAATTAATGACCAAAaacatgctttttttaaacgttaagTATTTAGTGCTGCTTCAGTTCTGAATCCTAGATTTTGCTTTACATCGGGTCAACAATTGTTTAATATAGTAATGCTGAATAGAGGAATGACACATTGGatcaaaagctataaaaaaactttgcactCAACGAGAACAGTCAAATTCTACATCCACAGAAAAATGCATACAACTAAATACGTCATATCCACCAAATACTCCTTAAGAGATAATTCCGATGAACTTAGAAGATGTTATAactgttttattgaatatactGGAGGAGGAACAAGACAAAATATGTTACTACATATTCTGATCAAGATATtcattaactaattttaaaatgggCTCCTAATGAAACGCGAGTGACATTGACGTTGAATTCAACATTCTTGCCTCctagaagaaaaataaaattcgtTTAAAAAACTCAGCAattcgcattttttttttgtgaccaACAATTATTTTTCTACAAGGTCTCTTAATTTGCAATTGAATTATTTGAGATTCCATTTTTTAGTACGAAAATATTTGAGGatcaacaattaattaaaaataactaaaaatatttatttaatattattttaatcaaaaga containing:
- the LOC136079959 gene encoding uncharacterized protein LOC136079959, giving the protein MVSCFTRKTESQFNVPSKLCYEPNDIKKKAENFVEIMSLIKEKILCSDKRTIVQLLSLAPPSWSILEVQNNFAVTEYQAKKARQLFNKKGLLAISPFYKGKVLQKEIEDSVKLFYDSSDLCRTMPGKKDYVSIQKNVHKQKKMLLSNLKELYLLYKENNPEIQISYSKFASLRPKWCILPGASGTHSVCVCSYHQNAILLVDALNIGLKYKDLLSKTVCSVENKECMLAQCDDCPGKEPLTKYLYEIFGEYEDDFEIYYKQWQTTDRATLLSLTADVPTFVELLASCFEKLQAHSFIAHSQSQYLNQLKQYMDQSNIIIIGDFAENYAFVVQDEIQSYHWNTQQCYLHPLVIYYKDDKGELKHISYCFISDDIIHDVTYAYKIFQLIIPILTIKFSNLSKLHLFTDGCAGQYKNCKSFYNLCQLESEFCLKIEWNFFATSHGKSPCDGINGTVKRLTAQESLKRPYRNIILTSEAMYEFCIDKIKVVNSIYIKGLDLQLQREEQKERYTGVTTPPGTRSFHQFIHLGDNKVGAKRCITDTNYTIIHNLKKKQDISQLDTVTLGCYVAVVCDDKWWIGIVTKTNLEEVDAKVKFLHPNGPSICFNWPERDDCCFIPNTNILKKLSVPQACSSSGRNYVFENAEIEEVQVKWEQYCKLLQTQSK